DNA from Equus asinus isolate D_3611 breed Donkey chromosome 22, EquAss-T2T_v2, whole genome shotgun sequence:
GTGTTTTATTGGCAAGAGGATTGGGTTATCAAACCAATGAACTTTTTGGGTTCTCTCACCAGTTTCTGCTTTTAAGAACTTTAGCTCCTGTGTTTGTTCTTTAAATCAAtactcttgctctctttctccacAGCTTTTCAGACCACTCCATGGAGATTGATTTCTTGGATCTTAGGAATAATGTGCATTTCGTTGCTGGCTACTTTGGGAATTTTGTTGAAAAATTGTGAGTTTTTCTAGACAAGTCTATATAAAGATCAAAACTGTGATGAAACCACTTAAtaataaagttttcattttactagtgtataatattttatttcataaacctGTATCTAATTAAGTAAATTGCTAATCATTTCTTATAGTATTTACTAAACCAAGTATTGAGCCAACAATCTCTCCCAGACTCAACACAGAACACCAGCAAGGTAAGTTCCATACTTTTGAAAACCTTAGTCTTGGTAGAAGATGAAATAGTTTCTTGTTTTTCTCACACAGAAATATGATGGAGTATTATACTTAGTAACACAAGTTTACCTACCAATTGTAAGATAgtctcatttgatttttctctaatataaaaattattaaattacattaaatgcaTGATTTATATATTTGAGTAATAAAGTATTAGACTGAAATGACATTTTTTCCTATATGAGTGCTCATGTTTAAGtaataaatcaaaaataaattacagtaaatGTTACAGATGATCCTAATTACCTGCCTGGGTTTGCTCATAActcttacttttctctctttatctttgcttCTGCTCCTTCCATGACTCAGAATATAGCGCACAGATTTCAGTAAATCTAAACCCTGTTTATCCAGTGAAAGCCAGCTCAAAgtccaatttttttaaagtatgtttttacaAATGCTGTCCAAGTTGTTTCACCATCTTCTGTGATCATATAGCACTTCATTTATATCTTTTTCCCCTTAgcattttttctagctttattgaaatataactgacacagaacattgtgtaagtttaaggtgtacaacatgttgatttgatacacatatattatatgtttatatatgtttatcACCATAATATGATATCATTAtcaccatagcattagctaacacatCACATCACCTAATTGCAATTTCTTTTTGCGGTAAAAGcaattaagatctactcttttagaaACTTAtaagtatacagtacagtattgttaactataaacacaatgctgtacattagatcctcagaacttattcatcttctaactggaagtttgtatcctctgactaacatctccccatttcctctgcctccagccactggtaaccaccattcaCTCTACAACTTCAGCACCATTCATTTTGTAAAGATCTGAATGCCTAAAAATTGTCATGAATTTTATCACTGAGGATAATAAATGTTCAAGACACTATCACTGGTAAACTGTATGATTGGACTCTAAGATAATTGTTTTATCttcacttcaaaaataaaatatccaaaacatatatcGTAATTCTCCCAATGTATCATTCATTTCTGActcagaaaatattctaaaatgttttcttcctttaagtATCTCTTTCATTTAGTTTACTCCTGTTTACACAGCAGAGCTCAACTTTGGGTCATTTCCTCAAAAAAGTTCCTCCTAACCACCCCCTAGCTATACTGTGCTACATGATGTTTTAACATACTGAATATCTTGTGTACAATTACCCAAACTATTACTAAATAGAATCAATAAATGATTAGAAATTATTTGATTCTGACTTTATTTCTAGAATATAATTTCCATGAAGAAAAATGGTCATATCTGACTCATTCACGTTAATATCCCCTGAACTGTGGTCTATGTAGTAGAATCTCAAagaatatttgtagaaaaaaTGAACGAATAACAAATGATTTTTGAACGAGTAAATAGCACTGAAAAACCAGAATCTCCAGTGTTGtcaatcactttttattttatctcttagGCTCTGACTGCTGTTCTTGCCAAGAAAGGTGGATTGGGTATCAATGCAACTGTTACTTCATTTCTAATGAATTAAAAACTTGGGCAGACAGTAAggatttctgtatttctaaaaattccaGTCTACTTCAGATACAAAATGAAGATGAGCTGGCATGTATTTAATTCTAGTTTCCTACATTTTCTTTGCCATGGgaaaatatattgtttatattatattgtattatgttatgttatattatattatattgttaTGTTAGTGGAATACTttgattcaagtctttaatcagaTAGTAAATGGATAGTTATATTTGAGCTGATAACTTACTAATTTCCTATACTTGAAAAAATCATTATAAAACCTacataaaatttctcaaagattTACATTACTATTGGAATAAAAATCAAGATAGATGCCAGATAAAGTACAAGAAACTTTTCAGaagaattcaaaggagaaataataggtcattatttttattcaaagaaCCAACCAAACACCTTTGTaatttttagttctttaattgaatttataatttctttGGCAATTATATAGACTTCTTTATCATTCTTGAATAtaatgtggaatgaatgaatatgaagaGTGTGATCATAAAAATTACCCAAATCTTAAGAAGTGAAAAATTTCTCCTACTGCATGCAGAACCTGTGCTGAAGATAGTCTGAGTAGGCTCTATCTGTGAGATTTATCCCTCAAGATACCATTTTGGTTCAAATCTGATTCCTGATCCCCTATGAAAACGGTTTCATGAAAACTCTAGCTccctttataatattttttcattccctcaAGAAGTGAGagtttgtaatatttttttctccattgatgaATGGGCCTGATAAATGAGAAATGTGAGGATGGTGACTATACCTACTAAATTAGAAGTTAAAAATGATTTCCATTTGTATAATTAAAAAGCTTAATctcttgccacaactagaaggactcacaactaaaaatatatatatatatataaccatgtactggagggatttggggagaaaaagtagaaaaaaaaaagcttaatctGGGCCAGTCCATTggaacagtggttaagttcacatgttccgctccagcggcctggggtttgctggtttggatcccagatgtgaacttatgcactgcttgtcaagccatgctgtggcaggcgtcccacatataaagtagaggaagatgggcatggatgttagctcagggctggtcttcctcagcaaaaagaggaggattggcggcagatgttagctcagggctaatctttcaaaaaaaaggcTTAATCTAATACTGGACACTGACTTTCTTCAAAGTACGTCATTCCCAGAGTAGAATCAAATTAGGTTaatatatttgtttctgtttctaaGCAGCACTTTATGAAGTACAGTAAAAATTTTTACTGGATTGGACTCTCGTACAGTGAAGAACATCACACCTGGTTATGGGAGAATGGCTCTGCTGTCTCCCCAAATCTGTAAGTGTCTGGTAGTCAAGGCCTTTTCCATTCTTTATGAATTTATCCTTAGATCTGACCACAGAATGTAACATTGAGGAAAACACATAAAGTGTCTAGTGCTGTGAGAATACTGAAAAGAGAATAGATACAACAGAATACCAATTTTAGCCATGTCTAGAACATCCAAGCTTATGCTCAAGTGACATGAAGTTATTGTACTTGTGACTATAGAAGAGCTTTTGACATGGTTTTTTCTCTGCCTTGGTACAAGCACTTGGATGTGTATGTGGATATACAACTGCTCACATACACAGAAGCTGTCCAGCCAAAACAGTATatccattgttttctttattctggTGGAGCCAAATATTCTCAGTATCCTCCCTTGTTTCGGATACTCTGGgcttattttctgtatatttgtaaCTTTTGAATCTCATTTTCGTTGATAAATGACATTTGCAGCATCATACAATGACAAATGTTGTGCTCTGATTTGTTTCCTAGACTAGATTAGACAATAGATCTTTAAACAAAACCAAAGTAAACTACATAATATATCAGAACCATTAATAAtaaaggcaaaaacaaacaaacaaaatccctgGGCTCAATGATATTGATTGTTGAAGGAATAACTGAGTTTTTGTCACAGTGTACTCTGAAATTGTGAAAACTATGGCTATTGaataaaaacaagataatgaCTCAATATGGTAATATCTcattcaaatactttttaaaagttcgATCATTTGACAAAAATATTATCCCTGAgcactctcatttctttttcccctACATTAACGTTTTCTTCTTCATTACAGATTTCCATTCCCTCAAACTGCAAATCCAAAGAACTGCATAGCATATAGCCCAAGCAACAGTATTTTGGATGAAGACTGCCAAGGGGAAAATCGTTACATCTGTAAGCAACAGCTTACTTAGGTATTTCTTGGAACAAAAGGGGTGGTCAATGAAAATCTAGAATTCCTTAGAATGGTACTGTTCCCTCTTACATGAGTAGTAATTACCTATTGCTGGCATCTGTAAAATGTTTCAAACTATGTTGTatcatacattttttatttatttgaaactgtgtgttttaaaattgatGAGATTTGTGCACCTACGCTTGAAATTATAAAGTGTTAAGATAAAGAATTTCATGAATATTTTGATTTAATGCATATGTTTAGTGTGAAATTGAATAAAGATTTATGCATATATTCTTGTAAATTCTTTCTGcataaatttaaggaaaaattaatttacaCAAAATAATGTGTATCAACATCATTTTAGCCTTTTGAAGGGCATACTGAATTGGGAAGTACCAACTCATCTCgcttttctggaaataaaaataattttaatgctCTTTGTTAGTTCTTTCTggatatctatgtatctatatatttgaTTTAGAGCTTAAAGTGCCATATGACAGTTTCCTTACCTGGCTTCAGAAAGGAATGCATTTGTGTGCCTTCTCTCAATGCTACTGAGTTCTGTAGAACAATTGGAAGTCTTTGGCCAACTATATGGCTCCTGTGCGATTGCTTTCAGATTTTGTAAGAGTAAAAAATCCAAGCCCAGATCACATAAATTTACGATTCTTATTTCTTCACTCCACAGATCTTTCTTGCTTTATGCTTATCCATCCGTTTAAAAAGTTGATTTCAGGTTCATTGAAGATCTTAATCTGTAATCAGTCCAAAAATCTTTTTCCTAAAAGTTATTTCTCAAATACTAAACAATTCCTTTTGGCGGGGGATGGTGGTGAAGGGAGcaacccattttactgagaggtTTTTGAGTGTGTCAAAGAAGGAGTGGGAAGACAATGAGGTCTGATGCCTGTAACCTGGATGGGATTTTCTCAGCCTCACAGATATCACAAGCCACTTCCCTTTTTTGGCTGTTACATATTGATCATCAGAAATTTGTATGACATCTCTGTTTGCTTTCTAgctttatatttcaattaaattattttaattaggaatccaaagttgatttttaatatacaaagagccaagaagaggaaagaacttatttttttatttctcaaaatataaacataatagacctaaaaatttatcttttcacATTCTTGTATGAAATTTGACTTAGGAAAAATGCA
Protein-coding regions in this window:
- the KLRD1 gene encoding natural killer cells antigen CD94 isoform X2; protein product: MAAFQTTPWRLISWILGIMCISLLATLGILLKNLFTKPSIEPTISPRLNTEHQQGSDCCSCQERWIGYQCNCYFISNELKTWADSKDFCISKNSSLLQIQNEDELHFMKYSKNFYWIGLSYSEEHHTWLWENGSAVSPNLFPFPQTANPKNCIAYSPSNSILDEDCQGENRYICKQQLT
- the KLRD1 gene encoding natural killer cells antigen CD94 isoform X1, encoding MAAFQTTPWRLISWILGIMCISLLATLGILLKNLFTKPSIEPTISPRLNTEHQQGSDCCSCQERWIGYQCNCYFISNELKTWADSKDFCISKNSSLLQIQNEDELQHFMKYSKNFYWIGLSYSEEHHTWLWENGSAVSPNLFPFPQTANPKNCIAYSPSNSILDEDCQGENRYICKQQLT
- the KLRD1 gene encoding natural killer cells antigen CD94 isoform X3; this encodes MAAFQTTPWRLISWILGIMCISLLATLGILLKNCSDCCSCQERWIGYQCNCYFISNELKTWADSKDFCISKNSSLLQIQNEDELQHFMKYSKNFYWIGLSYSEEHHTWLWENGSAVSPNLFPFPQTANPKNCIAYSPSNSILDEDCQGENRYICKQQLT
- the KLRD1 gene encoding natural killer cells antigen CD94 isoform X4, producing MAAFQTTPWRLISWILGIMCISLLATLGILLKNCSDCCSCQERWIGYQCNCYFISNELKTWADSKDFCISKNSSLLQIQNEDELHFMKYSKNFYWIGLSYSEEHHTWLWENGSAVSPNLFPFPQTANPKNCIAYSPSNSILDEDCQGENRYICKQQLT